The genomic interval TGCGACGCTTGCCATGGAAAGGGTTATGAAGGAGGCTTTCGGGGAGAAATTGACGCTCCGCGACACTATAAAGCCGGTGCTGATCCCGTGCTACGACTTGCAGACCTCCGCACCTCTCGTCTTCTCGCGCGCCGACGCATTGGAGAGCCAGAGCTACGACTTCCGGCTGTGGGAGGTGTGCCGAGCCACATGGGCCATCCCGGGACACTTCGAGCCAGCAGAGATGCAGTCAGTAGACCGCACCACCACCTGCACCGGCGTCGACGGCGGCCTGGCGATGAGCAACCCAGCTGCCGCGGCCATCACCCACGTCCTCCACAACAAGCAAGAGTTCCCCTTCGTCCGCGGCGTGGAGGACCTCCTGGTCCTCTCCCTGGGCTGCGGCGCTGGCGGAACCATCCCTGCAGTCCCCGGAGAGGAGCAGCGCAGAGCACGGCGTTGGAGTAGCAGGGAGTGGGCGCGTCCCGTCGCCCGGATCGCCGCCGACGGCGCGGCCGACCTCATCGACCAAGCGGTGGCGCTGGCCTTCGGCCAGTGCCGGAACTCCAACTACGTCCGCATTCAGGTACCGGCCTCACTCACATCCTTCCATGCTGGGGACGGGCAGGGTGGAGGACCACCCAGTGCTGCGTTGGCACGTCGCTCAGGTGGCGCCATGGCCACGAGATGCCCTGTTTCCTTCCTGAATTAGGACAAAATGTGATCTTTAGGTGGGAGAACCACAGATTCCGTCTCCCTTTGTTCTTGTGTATTGTGTTTCTTCAGCAAAGGAGCCAACGCCTATGGCGTCGGCGGCGGTGGTGATGGTGGTGGCGGAGGTGTGTGATGGGCAGAGCTCCGCATGATTCGCTATCTTCTGTGGCATCATATCGTTAAGATGCCAAGAGCTTTGAATGGCGTTTAACCTGCTCAAACAGTGATTTTTTGGGTCCCTATTTCTGGCATTTTCTTCAGGCTTTTCACTATCCTCTGTTATCCGGACATTGTTTGCTTGCTCTTTGTCTTAAAGAGGGAAATTATTGATTGGTTTACTGCCCCAATAGTAAACCCTTTAAACCCTAAAGTAAACATGATAGTTttcctatgttttttttttggttgttGTGACCACAATTTGATTGTCCTAGAAACTGACTGTTCTTATGGTTTCGATGCAGGCAAATCCATCGACGATGGGGAAATGCAGAGCGGATGTGGATTCCGAACCAAGTCCTGCAAATGTGAAGGCCCTGCTTGTCGCGGCCGAAGAAATGCTGAAGCAGAGGAATATGGAGTCGTTACTCTTTAGCGGGAGAAGAATCGGAGAGCAAACGAACATGGAAAAGCTGGATTGGCTTGCGGGGGAGCTTGTGCTAGAGCACCAGAGACGGAGCTCAAGGATCGCTCCCACGGTCGCATTCAAACAAGCTTCTTCTAAATCGAACTAGAACTTCGTGCggcaaaaataaaaagtaa from Zingiber officinale cultivar Zhangliang chromosome 6B, Zo_v1.1, whole genome shotgun sequence carries:
- the LOC121992072 gene encoding patatin-like protein 6 is translated as MSVAEEELKVVTREGINVGEEEKDEGVDADKLSYEIFSILESKFLFGYDDHKLWVPKAPPSQGYGTGDPAAPDVRSQRGKVCLLCIDGGGGGGMRGILPGKALAYLEQALRSKSGDPDARISDYFDIAAGTGVGGVFAAMLFSTCDGLRPLFCADDTWRFLSDHGNRLLGKAPPSSPSSSSSSSPGFLCGVFRGGGRGGGASSATLAMERVMKEAFGEKLTLRDTIKPVLIPCYDLQTSAPLVFSRADALESQSYDFRLWEVCRATWAIPGHFEPAEMQSVDRTTTCTGVDGGLAMSNPAAAAITHVLHNKQEFPFVRGVEDLLVLSLGCGAGGTIPAVPGEEQRRARRWSSREWARPVARIAADGAADLIDQAVALAFGQCRNSNYVRIQANPSTMGKCRADVDSEPSPANVKALLVAAEEMLKQRNMESLLFSGRRIGEQTNMEKLDWLAGELVLEHQRRSSRIAPTVAFKQASSKSN